The sequence CGCTGTTCGAGGACACGGGCCGTGAGCCAGATGAACTGCTCGGCACGGTCGAGGGGACTTGTTCCAGTTCCAGCCATGGACCCGACCGTAGGGTGTCGGGCGCCCCCGCAGGGCCGGGCCGCCTGCCGCACCCTCTGGAGCGGGATACTGAGGGCATGCGGTTGACGATTTTCTGGGAACGGATGGCGGACCACTTCGGCGCGGGCTACGCGGAATCCTTCGCACGCGACCACGTGATGGCCGAGCTCGGCGGACGCACGGTGCAGCAGGCGCTGGCGGCGGGCTGGGAGACCAAGGACGTCTGGCGCGGTGTCTGCGCGGCGGTGGACATTCCCGCGGACAAGCGCTGACGCCGTGGGATCGCCG comes from Streptomyces sp. Mut1 and encodes:
- a CDS encoding DUF3046 domain-containing protein encodes the protein MRLTIFWERMADHFGAGYAESFARDHVMAELGGRTVQQALAAGWETKDVWRGVCAAVDIPADKR